CCACTATTCATTTAAATCGTAGCGTTTGCCTTTTACAAGGTAAAATACGCTTTCTGCTACGTTAGTGGTATGATCAGCCATACGCTCTAAATAACGGGCTACAAATAAAAGCTGTGTAATTTGGTTCATAGCCTCCTGCTTTTCTTTAGCAAGACTTAAAAGTTCTTTAATTGTTATTCCGTAAAGCTCATCCACTTGATCGTCCATTTCCGCTACTTTTTTAGCCAACACAAGATCTTCTTCGTGATAAGCTTTTAACGAAAGGCTCAGCATTTCAATCGAAATATCGTGCATTTTCTTTACATGTTCTAACGGCTTAATTAATTCTTCGTTTCCAATTCGTATAGCTGATTTTGCTACATTAACGGCAAAATCTGCCATACGCTCAACATCCGAAGCAATTTTAATTGCCACAATAATACGTCTTAAATCAATAGCCACGGGCTGCTGCTTTGCAATCAGTAGGATAGCTAGGTCATTAATTTCTTCTTCTAAGTCATCCACGTATGAATCACCGTCGATAATTTCTAGCGCCAGCTCAACGTTACTTGTTTGCAACGCTTCAATTGATTTTGATAACGCCTCATGCGTTAAGCGCCCTATTTCTAATAATTTTTCACGTAATATCTTTAAATCACCATGAAACTTTTCGCGTACAACCACTCATCCCATCTCCTTGTATGTCTTAACCGAAACGACCTGTAATATAATCTTCTGTGCGTTTATCAGATGGCATTGAGAAGATTTTATCTGTTTCTGCGTACTCTACCACTTCTCCATTTAAGAAAAATGCTGTTTTATCTGAAATACGTGCCGCTTGCTGCATATTATGTGTAACAATAATAATGCTGAAGTCTTTCTTTAATTCTTGTACTAACTCTTCTACTTTTAATGTCGAAATTGGATCGAGTGCAGAAGTAGGCTCATCCATTAAAATAACGTCGGGTTCAATAGCCAAGCAGCGCGCAATACAGATACGCTGCTGTTGTCCACCTGACAACCCATTCGCATTTTGATTCAAACGATCTTTAACTTCGTCCCAAATAGCTGCTCCTCGTAAACTTTTTTCAACAATTTCATCTAGTTTTTTCTTGTTGCGAACGCCATGAATTCTTGGACCGTACGCGATATTATCATAAATAGATTTTGGGAACGGATTTGGCTTTTGGAAAACCATTCCTACTTGCGTGCGCAGCTCTTCCACATGGTACGATTTATCAAAAATATTTTTTCCTCTATACTCAATTTCACCTGATGTACGGACAATTGGCGTCATTTCTACCATACGATTTAACGTTTTAATATATGTTGATTTTCCGCAGCCTGATGGACCGATGATCGCGGTAACTTCGTTAGCATGAATGTCTAAATCAATATTTTTTAAGGCATGTGTGTTGCCATACCATAAATTCAAACCTTTTGTTTTATATACAATTTCTTTTGTTTGCGGAGTATTTACTTTTTCTTTGTTAGTCAATTCCATTGTTATTGCCATTGGATAATCCTCCTTCATCGTCTTTAACCGTTTTGAGCACAATAAAAGTCTCTCTATGTCTATTTAATATCTATTGTTTACTATTAGTGTAAATACATACGAGAAGCCGAACGCTTCCCCTTATTTTGATCATTTCTATTAATCCTTACACTTACAGAATAATAGCCGACTATTAATTGTGTTTTAACTCAATGTAAAGCTTTTGTAAACGAAGGCCTATCTGCGTGTTTTTTAGGTAAAAAACTAGTTCTTACGACCCTTAAATTCAATAAAAAACCATATATGTAAAGATTTCTAACAAAAAAAAGAAGAGGTTGAGACATAACTAAATTAATTTGATATAAAGACAAGTAAATTAGATAAATAAGCCAGTACGAATCACTTCTGACACCACTGTTGATTTCCGTGCAAGCAGGCGGCCGGTGAGCCTCGTTGTCGCTTCCGCTCCTGCGGGGTCTCACTTCTTCCGCTTTTCCGGCAGAAGTCTTCGCCCTGCCCTCCAATCAACCGCTTAAAGCACCTACTTACATGAAATCTACGTTCACCCTCTCAATAAAAAAATCCGAACAGCGTTAATTCTTAATCAACGTCGTTCGGATCTTACTTCAACTAATATGCTTTTTCCCAGCCTCTTTAATTGGCGTCGTTTGCAATGACAGCCTGTTGATTCTCTTCTTGATCTTTTACTTCTTGTTCACCTTTTTTCTTTAAATCAAAATACGTATCGAGCGCAGAACGAGCAAGCTCTTTTGTAATGGTATTTGGTGCACTTGGCACAAATGCCGATGGTACCACGACAGCTACTGCAATTTCAGG
The genomic region above belongs to Priestia megaterium and contains:
- the phoU gene encoding phosphate signaling complex protein PhoU translates to MVVREKFHGDLKILREKLLEIGRLTHEALSKSIEALQTSNVELALEIIDGDSYVDDLEEEINDLAILLIAKQQPVAIDLRRIIVAIKIASDVERMADFAVNVAKSAIRIGNEELIKPLEHVKKMHDISIEMLSLSLKAYHEEDLVLAKKVAEMDDQVDELYGITIKELLSLAKEKQEAMNQITQLLFVARYLERMADHTTNVAESVFYLVKGKRYDLNE
- the pstB gene encoding phosphate ABC transporter ATP-binding protein PstB gives rise to the protein MELTNKEKVNTPQTKEIVYKTKGLNLWYGNTHALKNIDLDIHANEVTAIIGPSGCGKSTYIKTLNRMVEMTPIVRTSGEIEYRGKNIFDKSYHVEELRTQVGMVFQKPNPFPKSIYDNIAYGPRIHGVRNKKKLDEIVEKSLRGAAIWDEVKDRLNQNANGLSGGQQQRICIARCLAIEPDVILMDEPTSALDPISTLKVEELVQELKKDFSIIIVTHNMQQAARISDKTAFFLNGEVVEYAETDKIFSMPSDKRTEDYITGRFG